The Litchfieldia alkalitelluris genome has a window encoding:
- a CDS encoding glycoside hydrolase family 95-like protein, with protein MVEVHLEMHRHPKLKEFPLTVEANFGATAGIAELLLQSHDSCIHLLPALPKAWKKGSINGLRARGGFEVEMEWVDGKISGAQIKSQNDGLCRIRTDQAIDLVDEEYSMIDGILEFQAEAGKIYSLKRKVEIV; from the coding sequence ATGGTGGAAGTTCATCTTGAAATGCACCGTCATCCGAAATTAAAGGAATTTCCTTTAACGGTAGAAGCCAACTTTGGAGCGACAGCGGGAATTGCTGAACTACTATTACAAAGCCACGACAGTTGTATCCACCTTCTACCTGCACTTCCTAAAGCGTGGAAGAAAGGATCTATTAATGGACTAAGAGCCCGTGGTGGGTTTGAGGTTGAGATGGAGTGGGTGGATGGAAAGATTTCTGGAGCTCAAATAAAGTCTCAAAATGATGGGTTATGCAGAATAAGAACCGATCAAGCAATTGATTTAGTAGACGAAGAATATTCAATGATAGATGGGATTTTAGAATTCCAAGCAGAAGCTGGAAAAATATATTCGTTGAAGCGTAAGGTTGAAATTGTGTAA
- a CDS encoding GDSL-type esterase/lipase family protein, whose translation MLIRHEAPVDFVFIGDSITDMWDIETYFGGNNRRLVNRGIGGDMTPFVRRRFAADVVQLKPTYAVIKIGINNTWALDEWQPQNRKPAKQIHDEILNDIKDMVIQAKDAGIVPIIGSLLPTRIDTNKQTNERNELVLEINCSLKELTLIEDGIYIDYHSSMVEEDGKTLLPGLANDGLHPHVVGYDIMADVLRSELSKHGIQI comes from the coding sequence GTGTTAATCCGTCATGAAGCGCCTGTTGATTTTGTATTTATTGGAGATTCAATTACAGATATGTGGGATATTGAAACTTATTTTGGAGGTAATAATCGTCGTCTTGTAAATAGAGGGATTGGCGGGGATATGACGCCGTTTGTACGTCGCCGTTTTGCAGCAGATGTTGTTCAATTAAAACCAACATATGCGGTAATTAAGATAGGAATCAATAATACATGGGCATTAGATGAATGGCAGCCACAAAACAGAAAACCAGCGAAACAAATCCATGACGAAATCTTAAATGATATTAAGGATATGGTGATTCAAGCAAAAGATGCGGGGATTGTGCCGATTATTGGTTCTTTACTTCCTACAAGAATAGATACAAATAAACAAACAAATGAACGTAATGAGCTTGTTCTTGAAATTAATTGTTCTCTCAAGGAACTGACATTGATCGAAGATGGTATTTATATAGACTATCATTCGTCAATGGTTGAAGAAGATGGAAAAACATTGCTTCCAGGCTTAGCAAATGACGGACTCCACCCACATGTAGTTGGTTATGATATCATGGCAGATGTTTTACGTAGTGAATTAAGTAAACATGGAATTCAAATCTAA